A window of Argopecten irradians isolate NY chromosome 14, Ai_NY, whole genome shotgun sequence contains these coding sequences:
- the LOC138307659 gene encoding para-nitrobenzyl esterase-like, translating to MYMFIFWCVSGILFNDVTQGFLFGDQYPQPAFAPTSCGPVRGRFDGNAYGYRGIPYAVPPVRTRRWQPPEPLSHADGTCWPGTFDASILKTQCVQRLDDRVVGTEDCLHLNVWTPTNMTSANLPVMVFIHGGSLEIGNGDTPGYAPNEQLARDTNTVYVSMNYRLQAFGFMALDILTQNSKTNTSGNYGFMDQILALKWVQENIRNFGGDPNKVTLFGQSSGGTSVMVLLASPLAKGLFQKAWMLSASPLLTKTLDGAVIDNRVFLESTNCTNITCLQQLSPDVITQAVPWDVYPFWAMADQVDVPIKGQLDGGLAIVDGFVLQETPQDAWINGRSNDVPLIIGTTAQESDFVIFPNELLNQSIYEEHVMSNLGTFSTDIAKMALRLYPVGKESVRYQFTSMVSDVRVGCGNDVMALWAAVNTNSPVYRYVVTSQPSAPVKPFGILSDTVLSFHGWDGYAFFGNLPDVLEHPSTDDILFEANIRREIMSFVQNGSPYSIDWLPFPESVALLSDDTTVTSGYHAYQCNFWMQNGFFSYSWVN from the exons atgtatatgtttatattctGGTGTGTAAGTGGCATTCTCTTCAATGACGTCACGCAAGGCTTTCTATTCGGAGATCAATATCCACAACCTGCCTTTGCGCCAACCTCATGTGGTCCAGTGAGAGGACGGTTTGATGGTAACGCTTATGGATACAGGGGAATACCGTATGCCGTACCACCGGTGCGGACAAGACGCTGGCAGCCACCGGAGCCACTCTCACACGCGGATGGCACGTGCTGGCCAGGCACGTTCGACGCTTCCATCTTGAAAACTCAATGTGTACAGCGATTGGATGACAGGGTAGTGGGTACCGAGGATTGCCTACATCTAAACGTCTGGACCCCGACCAACATGACGTCGGCTAATCTTCCTGTCATGGTATTCATCCATGGTGGATCCCTAGAGATAGGTAACGGTGACACACCGGGGTATGCCCCTAACGAACAACTGGCGCGTGACACTAATACCGTTTACGTCAGCATGAACTATCGTCTGCAAGCTTTCGGCTTCATGGCATTGGACATTTTAACTCAAAACTCCAAAACAAACACGTCTGGTAACTATGGTTTCATGGACCAGATCCTGGCTCTAAAATGGGTCCAAGAGAATATCCGGAACTTTGGAGGAGATCCGAATAAG GTTACGTTGTTTGGACAAAGTTCTGGTGGTACCAGTGTGATGGTTCTACTTGCATCTCCACTGGCGAAGGGATTGTTCCAGAAGGCATGGATGCTCAGTGCGTCACCCCTGTTAACCAAAACCTTAGACGGCGCCGTCATCGACAATAGAGTGTTTCTTGAAAGTACTAACTGCACCAATATCACATGTCTCCAACAATTGTCTCCCGATGTTATCACACAAGCTGTACCGTGGGACGTGTACCCATTCTGGGCCATGGCTGACCAGGTCGATGTACCCATCAAAGGTCAACTGGACGGCGGGTTGGCTATAGTTGACG GTTTTGTCCTTCAAGAGACCCCTCAAGATGCGTGGATTAACGGACGTAGTAATGACGTTCCCCTGATTATAG gAACTACTGCACAAGAAAGTGACTTCGTAATTTTCCCAAATGAACTTTTGAATCAGTCTATATACGAAGAGCATGTTATGAGTAATCTCGGTACATTTAGTACAGATATTGCTAAAATGGCTTTGAGGCTATATCCGGTAGGCAAGGAATCAGTCAGATATCAGTTTACGTCCATGGTGTCTGATGTACGTGTTGGATGCGGAAATGACGTCATGGCGCTATGGGCTGCCGTCAACACCAATTCCCCTGTGTATCGTTATGTTGTTACGTCACAACCATCTGCACCTGTCAAACCTTTTGGAATATTATCAGACACCGTTCTATCGTTCCATGGCTGGGACGGATACGCTTTTTTCGGAAATCTCCCAGACGTTCTCGAACATCCATCTACAGACGACATACTGTTTGAGGCAAATATACGAAGGGAGATTATGTCTTTCGTTCAAAACGGAAGTCCGTATTCTATTGACTGGCTTCCATTTCCAGAAAGTGTTGCACTTCTGTCAGACGATACTACAGTGACTTCCGGTTACCACGCTTATCAATGTAATTTCTGGATGCAAAATGGCTTCTTCAGTTATTCATGGGTGAATTGA